In Paenibacillus sp. G2S3, a single window of DNA contains:
- the mqnC gene encoding cyclic dehypoxanthinyl futalosine synthase translates to MSAIDLILDKALRGERLQLEDTIRLFESNEIEKMGAAANTIMERWHPDPMATFVIGRNINYTNVCDVYCRFCAFYRRPGSDEGYVLPDETIYQKIAETIAVNGTEILMQGGTNPNLPFSYYTDILRGIKQRFPEITMHSFSPAEIMKMKEVSGLSLEEVVREIHAAGLDSLPGGGAEILDDRTRRKISRLKGSWREWMDVMQTAHKIGMNTTATMVIGLGESMEERALHLLRVREAQDECIANKYDSEGFLAFISWTFQPDNTNLKLDRQTPEEYLKTVAISRLVLDNIKNFQSSWVTMGPEVGKLSLQYGCNDFGSTMIEENVVSSAGATYKVNIESITQLIREAGKIPAQRNTRYDILRVFDDANAKIDNDFIMQN, encoded by the coding sequence ATGAGTGCGATAGATCTTATTTTGGACAAAGCCCTACGGGGTGAACGTCTCCAATTGGAAGATACCATCCGACTGTTCGAGAGCAACGAAATTGAGAAAATGGGTGCAGCTGCAAACACCATAATGGAACGCTGGCATCCAGACCCGATGGCCACGTTTGTAATTGGTCGTAATATTAACTATACGAATGTATGTGATGTCTACTGTCGTTTCTGCGCATTTTATCGCAGACCAGGCTCGGATGAGGGTTATGTACTACCGGATGAGACGATTTACCAAAAAATCGCTGAGACCATCGCTGTAAATGGTACAGAAATACTGATGCAAGGCGGCACGAACCCTAATCTTCCTTTCAGCTATTATACAGATATACTTCGCGGAATTAAGCAACGTTTTCCTGAAATTACAATGCATTCCTTCTCTCCTGCAGAGATCATGAAGATGAAAGAAGTATCTGGATTATCGCTCGAGGAAGTGGTGCGTGAAATCCATGCTGCCGGTCTGGATTCATTACCAGGTGGAGGAGCAGAAATTCTCGATGACCGTACACGCCGCAAGATCAGCCGTCTTAAAGGCTCATGGCGCGAGTGGATGGACGTCATGCAGACAGCGCATAAGATCGGTATGAATACGACGGCTACGATGGTCATTGGACTTGGTGAGAGCATGGAAGAACGGGCATTGCACTTACTTCGTGTGCGTGAGGCTCAGGACGAGTGTATTGCCAATAAATACGATTCAGAAGGTTTCTTGGCCTTTATCTCTTGGACATTCCAACCGGACAATACCAATTTGAAGCTGGATAGACAAACGCCTGAGGAATATCTGAAGACAGTGGCGATTAGTCGCCTTGTTCTAGACAACATTAAGAACTTTCAGTCCTCATGGGTAACTATGGGACCAGAAGTTGGCAAGCTTTCCCTTCAATATGGCTGCAACGATTTCGGTAGTACGATGATTGAAGAGAACGTAGTATCTTCTGCGGGTGCGACTTACAAGGTCAACATCGAATCTATTACGCAACTAATCCGCGAAGCTGGCAAAATCCCGGCACAGCGGAATACACGCTACGATATTCTGCGCGTGTTCGATGATGCTAATGCGAAGATTGATAATGATTTCATCATGCAGAACTAA
- the corA gene encoding magnesium/cobalt transporter CorA, translating to MKIRLVNAGVFTPIDEIDETLTPPTEGFYWIDADVEDLELLQPLFNLHDLAVEDCLSEEDQRPKIEIYESHYFIVVNSIRFDDEEIFLRALNVFLGRHYIITVTKQKINELRILKPMLWEQEVSEPDMFLYLLIDLVVDNYFSVGDRIEARIEKLEEDILMHTKKSHLSEIIGLRSEILWLKKMLGPQKEVINTLNKKDLRLIDDQLQKYFSDIYENAVKISETFETYRDLMGNLREAYQSSIANRANEIMRVFTAITTIFMPLTVITGIYGMNFDHMPELHTKYGYYGVIGVMLTLGCGMLYVFRKKEWL from the coding sequence ATGAAAATCCGGCTGGTAAATGCAGGGGTTTTTACACCTATTGATGAAATTGATGAAACACTAACACCCCCAACGGAAGGGTTCTATTGGATTGACGCCGATGTAGAGGATTTGGAGCTGCTTCAGCCCTTGTTCAACCTACATGATCTTGCTGTTGAGGATTGCCTTAGTGAAGAGGATCAACGTCCAAAGATCGAAATATACGAAAGTCACTACTTTATAGTTGTAAATAGCATCCGTTTTGATGATGAAGAAATTTTCCTGCGGGCGCTCAATGTATTCCTTGGAAGACATTACATCATCACAGTAACGAAACAAAAGATCAATGAACTTCGAATCCTGAAGCCTATGCTCTGGGAGCAAGAGGTAAGTGAACCGGATATGTTCCTTTACTTACTTATTGACCTTGTCGTGGATAACTATTTCTCCGTCGGCGACCGGATCGAAGCTCGGATTGAGAAGCTGGAAGAAGATATCCTCATGCACACCAAGAAATCACATCTCAGCGAAATTATCGGTCTGCGAAGTGAAATTCTATGGTTGAAGAAAATGCTGGGGCCACAAAAAGAAGTGATCAATACCCTAAATAAAAAAGACCTCCGTCTGATTGATGATCAGCTGCAGAAATATTTTAGCGACATTTATGAAAATGCGGTTAAAATATCTGAAACCTTTGAGACGTACCGCGATCTCATGGGCAACTTACGAGAGGCCTACCAATCCAGTATCGCCAACCGCGCGAATGAAATTATGAGAGTGTTTACTGCAATCACAACGATATTCATGCCTCTGACCGTAATTACCGGTATCTACGGTATGAACTTCGATCATATGCCTGAGCTTCATACGAAATACGGCTATTATGGCGTTATAGGCGTTATGTTGACGTTAGGCTGTGGGATGCTATATGTATTCCGCAAGAAGGAATGGCTATGA
- a CDS encoding aminotransferase class I/II-fold pyridoxal phosphate-dependent enzyme, with protein MDDKLRIESRLAQIGSQEDPATGAINFPIYNATAFRHPKLGQSTGFDYSRTKSPTRSVLENAAAELESGDAGFACSSGMAAIQTVLTLFSQGDHLIVSLDLYGGTYRLLERIMSKFGITASYVDTNDLDALEATRRPNTKAVFIETPTNPLMMITDIEAVCTWARHHGLLSIVDNTLLTPFFQRPIELGADIVVHSATKYLGGHNDVLAGLIVSKGVELSAEIAILHNSIGAVLGPTDSYQLMRGLKTLALRMERHESNALAIAHYLLEHPAIAEVFHPGLPDHPGHEIQNRQSSGNTGIFSFKLKDARYVEPLLRHIRLIAFAESLGGVESLMTYPAVQTHADIPVEIRNAVGVDDRLLRFSVGIEHAEDLIADLGQALEAARAEIESK; from the coding sequence ATGGATGACAAACTTAGGATTGAAAGTAGACTGGCTCAAATAGGTTCTCAAGAAGATCCAGCCACAGGAGCAATTAATTTTCCAATTTATAATGCAACGGCATTTCGTCATCCAAAACTCGGTCAGAGCACAGGGTTTGATTATAGCCGCACCAAGAGTCCAACCCGTTCAGTGCTTGAGAATGCAGCTGCGGAACTGGAATCTGGAGATGCAGGATTTGCTTGTAGCTCAGGAATGGCAGCTATACAAACGGTTCTTACCTTGTTCTCTCAAGGTGACCATCTGATCGTTTCACTGGATCTATATGGCGGTACCTATCGTTTGTTGGAACGAATTATGTCCAAGTTTGGAATCACTGCTTCTTATGTAGACACGAATGATTTGGATGCACTGGAAGCTACGCGTCGTCCAAATACGAAAGCTGTATTTATTGAAACGCCAACGAATCCACTTATGATGATCACGGATATTGAAGCTGTGTGCACCTGGGCTCGTCACCATGGGCTGCTTAGCATTGTAGATAATACGCTGCTGACCCCATTCTTTCAACGTCCTATAGAATTAGGTGCGGATATTGTAGTTCATAGTGCAACTAAATATTTGGGTGGTCATAATGATGTACTTGCAGGTCTAATTGTATCCAAGGGTGTAGAATTATCAGCCGAAATAGCTATTCTACATAACTCTATTGGCGCTGTACTCGGACCAACGGACAGTTATCAGTTGATGAGAGGCTTGAAGACGTTGGCTCTGCGTATGGAGCGTCACGAAAGCAATGCACTAGCGATTGCCCACTACTTGCTAGAGCATCCAGCGATTGCGGAAGTGTTCCATCCAGGATTGCCGGATCATCCAGGACATGAAATCCAGAATCGCCAATCTTCAGGCAATACCGGTATTTTTTCTTTCAAATTAAAAGATGCCAGATACGTAGAGCCGCTGCTTCGTCATATTCGTCTTATTGCATTCGCAGAGAGCCTTGGCGGTGTGGAGTCACTTATGACTTATCCTGCTGTACAAACGCATGCTGATATTCCTGTGGAGATTCGAAATGCTGTAGGTGTAGATGATCGTTTGCTACGCTTCTCCGTCGGTATTGAACATGCAGAGGATTTGATTGCTGATCTTGGCCAAGCACTGGAGGCTGCTAGGGCAGAAATTGAGTCCAAGTAA
- a CDS encoding HRDC domain-containing protein → MQIVFMNRLSRISGVDQEVYAQLWIGEEEGIWSLGWRDFSGGENYVENLWYEGGSWNEMLCVYRHELAVKMGDGYRPLIDGIFHEEDSLTGRNQEQLKLQYYSEQYGNEAIYEELCAWRRGKASSERKAPYILASNRVLRLLSTFLPHTSEELLQIPGVGEGKAAQFGPDWLAITSAVAREHSFPLNWVHEVIEEESFVSWLYKQKEVKYKKQLERLRLRRIMLQGIENGLGLEQLKVNSGVNRRELIEAVEELEREGYSVEKLINVELSNMPQNEQEAVWNAYVELGDLFLKPVLHKVYGEEFSTAEGLDVYYERLRLIRIRFRREQTHKVGMATSF, encoded by the coding sequence ATGCAAATTGTATTTATGAACCGGTTATCCAGAATATCTGGCGTGGATCAAGAGGTGTACGCCCAGCTGTGGATTGGAGAGGAAGAGGGAATCTGGAGTTTGGGCTGGCGTGATTTTTCAGGAGGGGAGAATTATGTCGAGAATTTATGGTATGAAGGTGGTTCTTGGAATGAAATGCTCTGTGTATACCGGCATGAGCTAGCGGTGAAGATGGGAGATGGCTATCGACCCTTAATAGATGGGATATTTCACGAGGAGGATAGTCTTACTGGACGTAATCAGGAGCAGCTGAAGCTTCAATATTACAGCGAGCAATATGGGAATGAGGCTATTTATGAGGAATTATGTGCTTGGCGGCGTGGAAAAGCTTCGAGTGAACGGAAGGCCCCTTATATACTCGCCAGCAATCGCGTGTTGCGCTTGTTAAGCACATTTCTACCGCATACGTCAGAGGAGCTGCTGCAAATTCCAGGTGTAGGAGAAGGCAAGGCAGCACAGTTTGGGCCTGATTGGCTAGCTATAACTTCTGCGGTGGCAAGGGAACATTCCTTTCCTCTGAATTGGGTACATGAGGTAATCGAAGAGGAATCTTTTGTATCTTGGCTTTATAAACAGAAAGAGGTCAAATATAAGAAGCAACTAGAAAGACTGCGCTTACGGCGGATAATGCTACAGGGGATCGAGAATGGACTAGGTTTGGAACAGCTTAAGGTGAATAGTGGAGTAAACCGGCGTGAACTGATTGAAGCAGTAGAGGAACTAGAAAGAGAAGGCTATTCCGTGGAGAAGCTGATTAATGTAGAGCTAAGCAATATGCCGCAGAATGAGCAGGAAGCGGTATGGAATGCCTATGTGGAGCTCGGGGATCTCTTCCTAAAACCGGTGCTACATAAGGTGTATGGTGAGGAATTTTCGACTGCTGAGGGATTGGATGTGTATTATGAGCGTCTGCGATTGATCCGCATCCGTTTCCGTCGAGAGCAAACGCATAAAGTGGGTATGGCGACTAGTTTTTAA
- a CDS encoding toxin-antitoxin system HicB family antitoxin: MAAKKSFPLRIDPDLHEALERWAGEEFRSVNGHIEYLLRESLKRAGRLPEKKRREE; this comes from the coding sequence ATGGCGGCCAAGAAAAGCTTTCCATTGCGGATTGATCCGGATCTGCATGAGGCGTTAGAACGTTGGGCGGGAGAGGAATTTCGCAGTGTAAACGGACATATCGAATACTTGCTGCGTGAGTCTTTGAAACGTGCAGGCCGCTTACCTGAAAAGAAACGACGAGAAGAGTAA
- the metA gene encoding homoserine O-succinyltransferase: protein MPIKIPDSLPAKEVLSGENIFVMDESQAFHQDIRPLRIAILNLMPTKETTETQLLRLIGNSPLQVDVTLLHPRSHISKNTSAEHLKSFYKTFDEISHRRLDGLIVTGAPVEQMEFEDVSYWEELKDIFEWSKDNVTSTMHICWAAQAGLYHHFGVRKVALPEKCFGVFAHTINQNNIKLLRGFDEVFHVPHSRHTDVSREDIENNPDLQILAESEEAGMYLVATNDGKQIFVTGHSEYDPLSLKWEYDRDVSRGMEMALPKHYFPKDDPDRTPPAVWRAHANLLFSNWLNYYVYQETPYDIDPIVY from the coding sequence ATGCCAATTAAAATTCCCGACAGTTTACCGGCGAAAGAAGTACTATCCGGAGAAAATATTTTTGTGATGGACGAAAGTCAGGCTTTCCATCAGGATATCCGTCCACTACGGATTGCTATTCTGAACCTCATGCCGACTAAAGAGACGACAGAGACTCAATTGCTGCGTTTAATTGGAAATTCGCCACTACAAGTGGATGTTACGTTATTGCATCCGCGTTCCCATATTTCCAAGAATACTTCTGCTGAACATTTGAAGAGCTTTTACAAAACCTTTGACGAGATCAGCCACCGCCGTTTGGATGGCCTAATCGTTACAGGTGCTCCTGTAGAGCAAATGGAATTCGAGGATGTATCGTATTGGGAAGAGCTGAAAGATATTTTTGAATGGAGCAAGGACAATGTGACTTCAACCATGCATATTTGTTGGGCGGCTCAGGCAGGCTTATATCATCATTTTGGTGTTCGTAAAGTGGCATTGCCTGAGAAATGCTTTGGTGTCTTCGCTCATACGATTAATCAAAATAACATTAAATTGTTGCGCGGCTTTGACGAGGTGTTCCATGTACCGCACTCCCGTCATACCGATGTCTCCCGTGAAGATATTGAGAATAATCCAGATCTGCAGATTCTGGCGGAATCCGAAGAAGCTGGTATGTATCTAGTGGCTACAAACGACGGTAAACAAATATTTGTGACCGGACATTCCGAATACGATCCTTTATCCTTGAAATGGGAATATGATCGTGATGTGTCCAGAGGGATGGAAATGGCTTTGCCTAAACATTACTTCCCTAAAGACGATCCAGACCGTACACCTCCAGCAGTGTGGCGGGCGCATGCCAATTTATTATTCTCTAACTGGCTCAATTACTATGTATATCAAGAAACGCCTTATGATATCGACCCCATTGTTTATTAA
- the liaF gene encoding cell wall-active antibiotics response protein LiaF, protein MKRRFTSQIFGGLILIGIGAMFLLRQLGYTDFSLGYVISNYWPVILILMGMKRLLGTGDEHSKGGSSPIGGFFFLAIGVFFLGRNLDWFDISAGDFFKMFIPIMLIGGGLYVIFKPRGSVPPVPPAPPSPPDHFPSGKSSLDVEPPKPLDSTLDEQFEQKFGKPSGGRDWNINLQKDEEEDEDGTGAFKSTAESRWQEKQERHERRRQERHERHARRHGEWHEEFHEATDNKESTNRSAFIGDVHMGREHFQLKNTNVSQFIGDTVLDLTNAQIAYGETRINISAFIGDIKVYIPNDMDLGISVNSSSFIGDMEVLDQSRSGFMSSVQCKTPYYKEAGKKVRINVSAFIGDIKVKTVG, encoded by the coding sequence ATGAAAAGAAGGTTCACAAGTCAGATCTTTGGCGGCTTGATCCTGATAGGGATTGGAGCCATGTTTCTACTCAGACAATTGGGTTACACCGATTTCAGCTTAGGTTATGTGATCTCAAATTATTGGCCTGTAATTCTGATCCTAATGGGGATGAAGCGACTTCTCGGTACGGGCGACGAACATTCAAAAGGTGGGTCTTCACCTATCGGCGGTTTTTTCTTTCTGGCGATCGGAGTGTTCTTCCTTGGACGAAATTTGGACTGGTTCGATATTTCAGCCGGGGATTTTTTCAAAATGTTCATTCCAATCATGCTGATTGGTGGCGGTCTTTATGTGATTTTTAAACCACGAGGTTCAGTACCACCAGTGCCGCCTGCTCCACCATCACCACCGGATCACTTTCCTTCAGGAAAAAGCTCGTTGGATGTGGAGCCGCCAAAGCCACTGGATTCCACGCTAGATGAACAATTCGAACAGAAATTCGGCAAACCTTCTGGTGGGCGAGACTGGAATATTAATCTTCAAAAAGATGAAGAAGAGGATGAAGACGGAACTGGAGCTTTTAAGTCCACCGCTGAATCACGTTGGCAGGAGAAACAGGAGCGCCATGAGCGCAGACGTCAGGAACGTCATGAGCGTCACGCCAGAAGACATGGGGAGTGGCATGAGGAGTTCCATGAGGCAACGGATAACAAGGAGTCAACCAATCGCTCTGCTTTTATCGGGGATGTTCATATGGGTCGCGAGCATTTCCAACTGAAGAACACGAATGTCTCACAGTTTATAGGCGATACTGTTTTGGATCTGACGAACGCGCAAATTGCTTATGGAGAAACGAGAATTAATATCTCCGCTTTTATAGGCGACATCAAGGTGTATATTCCGAATGATATGGATCTTGGGATCTCAGTGAACAGTAGTTCATTTATCGGTGATATGGAAGTTCTGGATCAGTCCCGGAGTGGATTTATGAGCAGTGTTCAATGCAAGACGCCTTATTATAAAGAAGCGGGCAAAAAAGTCCGCATTAACGTAAGTGCTTTTATAGGTGACATTAAAGTTAAAACGGTGGGTTAG
- a CDS encoding 3D domain-containing protein, with protein sequence MNKMGIFQRFWCLFVTIVLLLTAAGIIPESKRQAVVANGTGDTLLHTDINKTLSNEVQHTQANSGSMRTKDQQAILATGRATLLSNEPHSSIPIVPATTKNKPVATKSPQSTKAPSTKAPSTKAPTTKGNSSSKSPNSIPVAAPAADQIITSMKVMATGYTAGYESTGKTSKHPEYGITYSGVKVRRDKNTVSTIAADPKVIPLGSILYIPGYGYGIVADTGSAIKGRKIDLYFATTKQVYKEWGKKSVVVQLIKRGNGTCTEVMLKKLTQAIETYNAVPQSLLEESI encoded by the coding sequence ATGAACAAAATGGGCATATTTCAGAGGTTTTGGTGTCTTTTCGTCACAATAGTCCTACTGTTGACTGCTGCAGGTATCATTCCTGAATCAAAGCGTCAAGCAGTTGTGGCCAATGGGACAGGAGACACATTACTGCACACAGATATTAACAAAACGCTTTCGAATGAGGTGCAACATACCCAGGCTAACTCTGGTTCAATGAGAACCAAAGATCAACAAGCCATTCTCGCCACTGGCCGTGCTACTTTGTTGTCAAATGAGCCACATTCCAGCATACCTATCGTTCCTGCGACAACAAAAAATAAACCAGTAGCTACAAAGTCACCACAGAGCACTAAAGCTCCATCCACCAAAGCTCCATCCACCAAAGCTCCAACTACCAAAGGGAATAGTTCATCAAAATCTCCGAATTCTATTCCTGTTGCTGCACCGGCTGCTGACCAGATTATTACTTCAATGAAAGTGATGGCGACGGGTTATACTGCGGGTTATGAATCTACAGGTAAAACATCTAAACATCCCGAATACGGAATCACCTATTCAGGTGTGAAAGTACGTAGAGATAAGAATACAGTCTCCACTATTGCTGCTGACCCTAAGGTAATCCCGTTAGGGAGTATACTTTATATACCTGGTTACGGATACGGCATCGTTGCTGATACAGGATCTGCCATTAAAGGGCGGAAGATTGATTTGTATTTTGCTACTACGAAACAGGTATATAAGGAATGGGGCAAAAAATCAGTTGTGGTTCAGCTCATTAAGCGAGGCAACGGTACATGTACGGAAGTCATGCTGAAGAAGCTTACCCAGGCGATTGAGACCTATAATGCTGTACCGCAATCCCTGCTGGAAGAATCTATTTAA
- a CDS encoding SPFH domain-containing protein, with protein MKEKTLRPVSGFWVIALIAVCLGGGIYGAVQEYVAGSVILFVVAAILCTSITVVQPNKSVVVTFFGKYVGTIATSGLFAVIPFSVRKTVSLRVRNFNSVKLKVNDVEGNPIEIAAVIVFKVINSAKALFDVDKYMAFVEIQSETALRHVASKYPYDNFNESGMSLRANADEIAKELATELQERLSLSGVEVIEARLTHLAYSTEIASTMLQRQQASAILSARQIIVEGAVGMVDMAIKQLKESGVVELDEERKAAMINNLMVAIVSERGASPVINTGSLY; from the coding sequence ATGAAAGAGAAGACGCTTCGTCCTGTCAGCGGATTTTGGGTAATCGCATTGATTGCAGTTTGTTTGGGTGGTGGAATCTACGGTGCTGTTCAGGAGTATGTCGCAGGATCGGTCATTCTGTTCGTTGTTGCGGCAATACTATGTACGAGTATTACAGTTGTACAACCCAATAAGTCGGTTGTAGTCACCTTTTTCGGCAAATATGTAGGGACTATTGCAACGAGTGGATTGTTCGCAGTCATTCCGTTCAGCGTACGTAAGACAGTTTCCCTACGCGTTCGTAACTTTAACAGTGTGAAGCTCAAGGTCAACGATGTTGAAGGTAATCCGATTGAAATTGCTGCCGTTATCGTCTTTAAGGTGATTAACTCCGCAAAAGCCCTTTTTGATGTAGATAAATACATGGCTTTCGTAGAGATTCAGAGTGAAACGGCGCTGCGTCATGTAGCCAGCAAATACCCTTATGATAACTTCAATGAATCTGGTATGTCCCTGCGTGCCAATGCAGATGAAATTGCTAAAGAATTAGCGACTGAGCTACAAGAGCGGTTGTCCTTATCTGGGGTAGAGGTCATTGAAGCCCGGCTTACACACTTGGCTTATTCAACAGAAATCGCCAGCACCATGTTGCAGCGTCAGCAAGCATCTGCCATTCTGTCTGCTCGTCAAATCATTGTAGAAGGTGCAGTTGGCATGGTCGATATGGCAATTAAGCAGCTTAAAGAGAGCGGAGTAGTAGAGCTAGACGAAGAACGGAAAGCGGCAATGATCAATAATCTGATGGTGGCGATCGTGTCGGAGCGCGGAGCGAGTCCGGTCATTAACACCGGCTCGTTGTATTAA
- the thrS gene encoding threonine--tRNA ligase, which yields MVSIKLPDGSVREYAEGSNIDDVAASISSGLRKNAVAGKLNGIVVDLSTPLEEGALIEIVTLDSPEGLEVMRHSTAHLMAQAVRRLYGTKEVKLGVGPVIEDGFYYDMDLEHPLNPEDLLKIEKEMDRIISENLPIVRKEVSRKEALEIFGELGDPYKLELIEALPEDSVISIYEQGEFFDLCRGPHVPSTSKIKVFKLMNVAGAYWRGDSKNKMLQRVYGTAWIKKAQLDEHLRLLEEAKKRDHRKLGKELEIFTFNQLVGQGLPIWLPKGAKLRSILERYIVDLEASLGYQHVYTPVLGNVELYKTSGHWEHYQDDMFPKMTIDNEEFVLRPMNCPHHMMIYKSSMHSYRDLPIRIAELGIQHRYEMSGALTGLHRVRSMTLNDSHIFCRLDQIKGEFIRVIELIKQVYSDFGINDYRFRLSYRDPKDTEKYYANDEMWETAQRMLREVVEEAGLPFYEAEGEAAFYGPKLDVQIKTVLGKEETLSTVQIDFLLPERFELEYIGDDGQKHRPVVLHRGILGTMERFVAFLLENFAGSLPLWLSPQQVKVIPVSTAFDDYAKEVTDKLRRRGISAEADLRNEKLGYKIREAQLEKLPYMFVVGENEMNAETVSIRKRGEGDIGAKPLQEVIELLAQEISDRVIS from the coding sequence ATGGTAAGTATTAAACTTCCGGACGGCTCCGTTCGGGAATACGCAGAAGGTAGTAATATTGATGATGTAGCAGCTTCTATTAGTAGTGGACTTCGCAAGAACGCAGTGGCAGGGAAATTGAATGGTATTGTCGTGGATCTGTCCACTCCACTTGAGGAAGGCGCATTGATTGAGATCGTAACTTTGGATTCACCTGAAGGTTTGGAAGTTATGCGTCACAGTACTGCCCACCTGATGGCGCAAGCTGTAAGACGTTTGTACGGAACAAAGGAAGTTAAGCTTGGTGTAGGTCCGGTAATCGAAGATGGCTTCTACTACGATATGGATTTGGAACATCCGCTTAATCCTGAGGATCTGTTAAAGATTGAAAAGGAAATGGATCGTATTATCTCTGAGAACCTTCCAATCGTACGTAAGGAAGTTAGTCGCAAGGAAGCGTTGGAAATATTCGGTGAGCTAGGCGATCCTTACAAGCTTGAACTGATCGAAGCACTGCCTGAAGATAGTGTGATTTCGATTTATGAACAAGGTGAATTCTTCGACTTGTGTCGCGGACCACACGTTCCGTCGACTTCCAAGATCAAAGTCTTCAAATTGATGAATGTAGCCGGTGCTTACTGGCGCGGCGATAGCAAGAATAAAATGCTTCAACGCGTATACGGTACAGCTTGGATCAAAAAAGCACAGCTTGATGAGCATCTTCGTCTGCTTGAAGAAGCGAAGAAACGCGATCACCGTAAATTGGGTAAAGAGCTTGAAATCTTCACATTTAATCAATTGGTTGGCCAAGGCTTGCCGATCTGGCTGCCTAAGGGTGCTAAACTGCGCAGTATTCTGGAACGTTACATTGTGGATCTGGAAGCAAGTCTAGGATACCAGCATGTATATACTCCGGTTCTTGGTAATGTTGAACTATATAAAACTTCTGGACACTGGGAGCACTATCAAGATGACATGTTCCCTAAAATGACTATTGATAATGAAGAGTTTGTTCTTCGTCCAATGAACTGCCCGCATCATATGATGATTTATAAGAGCTCCATGCACAGCTACCGTGATCTACCGATCCGTATTGCTGAACTGGGTATCCAGCACCGTTATGAAATGTCAGGAGCACTGACTGGCTTGCACCGTGTGCGTTCGATGACTCTTAATGACTCCCATATTTTCTGTCGTCTGGACCAGATTAAAGGCGAGTTCATTCGTGTAATCGAGTTGATTAAACAGGTATACAGTGACTTTGGCATTAATGACTACCGTTTCCGGTTGTCTTATCGTGACCCTAAGGATACTGAGAAATATTATGCGAATGACGAAATGTGGGAAACTGCACAGCGTATGCTGCGTGAAGTTGTAGAAGAAGCTGGCCTGCCATTCTACGAAGCAGAAGGCGAAGCTGCCTTCTACGGTCCGAAGCTGGATGTACAGATCAAGACTGTACTTGGTAAGGAAGAGACTCTCTCTACTGTACAGATCGACTTCTTGCTGCCTGAACGCTTTGAATTGGAATATATCGGTGACGATGGTCAGAAACATCGTCCAGTCGTTCTACACCGCGGTATTTTAGGTACTATGGAGCGCTTTGTTGCTTTCTTGTTAGAGAACTTTGCAGGATCACTGCCGCTTTGGCTGTCTCCACAGCAGGTTAAAGTTATTCCTGTATCTACTGCTTTCGACGATTATGCTAAGGAAGTTACGGACAAGCTGCGTCGCCGTGGTATCTCTGCTGAGGCAGATTTGCGTAATGAGAAGCTTGGCTATAAGATCCGTGAAGCTCAGCTGGAGAAGCTGCCATACATGTTCGTAGTTGGCGAGAATGAGATGAATGCCGAGACAGTTTCCATCCGTAAGCGTGGGGAAGGCGATATCGGCGCTAAGCCACTTCAAGAAGTGATTGAGCTATTGGCTCAGGAAATTTCAGATCGTGTAATCTCCTAA